The following nucleotide sequence is from Dialister pneumosintes.
GAATCGATTATGGATATTATTACGGCTAAGGGGAAAGTGGCATTAGAACAGGCACAAAGCCATTTATCAGGTGCACTCTCTACCTACGTCCGTAAAGTAAGGGAAGAACTTAAAGAATTTATTACTAAACTGGAAGTGACTATTGATTATCCGGAAGAAGATTTAGAAGATTTAACTTTTGAAGAAATTTCCGAGTCGCTGCAACAAGTAGATTCTTCCTTAACACAGTTATTAGCTCGCTCAGAAAGAGGTCGTTTTATTCAAGAAGGTTTTAAAACGGTTTTAATTGGTCGTCCTAATGCAGGAAAGTCCAGTCTTTTGAATGCGCTTTTACAAGAAGAACGTGCTATTGTAACAGATATTCCCGGTACGACCAGAGATACGATAGAAGAAACCATTCGTATTGGAGGTATTCCTCTAATATTAATGGATACGGCAGGACTTCGTGATGCAGAAAACCAAGTAGAAGCTATCGGTATTGAACGTGCTAAAAAATCTATGAATGAAGCGGATTTAATTTTAGCTGTTGTGGACGGTTCCGTGCCTTTGACTACTGAAGATGAACATATTTTATCTTCTTTAGAAGGACGACGTGCCATTGTCATTATCAATAAATACGACTTAGAACAAGTCGTAACTACGAAACAAATTCATTCTTTAGCAGGAAATGATATACCATTAGTGCATTTATCAGCTCGCTATGGCAGCGGTATTGAAGAATTGGAAACACTCCTGCATCAGATGCTTAGCATGGAAGATTTAGATGTAGGACGTAAACTTTTCTTAATGAATCTTCGGCATATGGAACTCGCAAAAAAAGCTTTAGATGCTATAAAGCGTGCTGAAGAGGCAGTAGCACAGCAAATGCCTGCTGATTGTATCGTAGTAGATCTTACAGAATCATTTAGATTTATGGGTGAAATTATCGGAGATACGGTGGATGATGAACTCATTGATTCGATATTTAAAAACTTTTGTGTCGGAAAATAAAAAAGCCCATACGGGCTTTTTTAT
It contains:
- the mnmE gene encoding tRNA uridine-5-carboxymethylaminomethyl(34) synthesis GTPase MnmE — translated: MYEQTTIAAIATPPGEGGIGIIRISGEDALEIANNIFFTRRISSFKEAVPYMMYYGRVTHESITIDRGLAVYMKAPHSYTGEDVVEFQIHGSIEALRAVLEVVLRLGAIPADRGEFTKRAFLNGRIDLTQAESIMDIITAKGKVALEQAQSHLSGALSTYVRKVREELKEFITKLEVTIDYPEEDLEDLTFEEISESLQQVDSSLTQLLARSERGRFIQEGFKTVLIGRPNAGKSSLLNALLQEERAIVTDIPGTTRDTIEETIRIGGIPLILMDTAGLRDAENQVEAIGIERAKKSMNEADLILAVVDGSVPLTTEDEHILSSLEGRRAIVIINKYDLEQVVTTKQIHSLAGNDIPLVHLSARYGSGIEELETLLHQMLSMEDLDVGRKLFLMNLRHMELAKKALDAIKRAEEAVAQQMPADCIVVDLTESFRFMGEIIGDTVDDELIDSIFKNFCVGK